The genomic window TCAGGCGCAAAACGCATCTCAGTGGCATCATAACAGTAGTGGGAAAGACCTTCTTTGTCGGCCACCACCTGACGCTCCTCGAGAAGAGAACTTACCTGCGTGAGGAATGATTGAATTTTATCCTGCCCCATCTTATCTCCTGTGACCGGTATTTTTTGAGTTTAGCCGATAAGATGGAAGGTTTCCATATTTTTCAACTGTAGCCCCTCAATTTGAATCGAAGACTGCAATTCACGCGGGGCACGGCCGGGGAAAAACCGTGTCCGCAGGTTTTTCACACTCTATTGACAAGGCGGAGCCCACTCGGTACAATCAATACTTGCGCAGTCCTTTACTGCTCATCCTTCACTGCCTGGGCTGATGAGACAGGATATCAGGATTTTATCGACAGGGAGACGGTTTCTTCTATTCGACGGTCCCTGCTTCATTATAGCGCGGTATGCCATGGACGAGAAAGACAGGAAAATACTTAATCTCATACAGGAAGAGTTTCCTTTAACCGCGGAGCCCTTTGTCGAGATCGGAAGAGAGGCGGGCATAACCGGGCAGGAGGCCCTCCAACGGGTTAAGAAGGCGAAAGACGAAGGACTTATCAGGCGGATCGGACCAATCCTCGAACCGAAGGAGCTCTCTTTGGTGAGCATCCTCTGTGGGGTCTACGTTGAGGAGGGCATACTCGCGGATGTGGTGGGACAGATCAATGCCCATAGCGGCGTTACCCATAATTATGAGCGGGAAGGGAGGCTCAATGTCTGGTTCACCGTCACCGCGAAGACTTGGGAAAGTATCGAGCGTTTCCTCAATACCCTTGAAGAGCGCTATTCTCTCACCATATACCGATTTCCCAAGAAAAGAGTCTTCAAGAT from Syntrophorhabdaceae bacterium includes these protein-coding regions:
- a CDS encoding AsnC family transcriptional regulator, with product MDEKDRKILNLIQEEFPLTAEPFVEIGREAGITGQEALQRVKKAKDEGLIRRIGPILEPKELSLVSILCGVYVEEGILADVVGQINAHSGVTHNYEREGRLNVWFTVTAKTWESIERFLNTLEERYSLTIYRFPKKRVFKIKTFFPL